From the Populus nigra chromosome 13, ddPopNigr1.1, whole genome shotgun sequence genome, the window tttttataaaaaacatcgTTGCAGCTGTGTTAACTTACTCGGTACCAAGACATGGgacgagtttaataattttagtatttatatgttCCTAAATTCTAtctcatatatatatggatATGTTCCGCCATTGCAGGTAAGGAATTTGTTTCCAATTCTTAATCCAGCTAATAAAAGGATGAAAGAGATGGAAGCAGGGTTACAAAAGATCTATGAGAAGCTTGAACGTTTAGTTAAACACAAGGGTGATCTGCGCCACATAGAATGTAATGGTGCAGGGAGACCATTGTCAGAGAAAACAACTCCTGTGGTTGATGAATCTCATGTATATGGAAGGGAAGCTGATAAGGAAGCCATAATGAAGTCCTTGTTgacaaaaaacaatacaaatggCGCAAATGTAGGTGTGATTCCTATTGTGGGCATGGGAGGGATTGGTAAAACCACTCTTGCTCAGCTTATCTACAAAGACAGAAGGGTAGATAAGTGCTTCGAGCTCAAAGCCTGGGTCTGGGCTTCTCAACAATTTGACGTCACCAGGATAGTTGATGATATTCTTAAGAAGATCAACGCAGGTACTTGCGGCACCAAAGAACCAGATGAATCTCTAATGGAGGCattgaaagggaaaaaactTCTACTTGTTCTAGATGATGCGTGGAACATTGTGTACAATGAATGGGTTAAATTACTGCTGCCTTTGCAGTATGCGGAGCCTGGAAGTAGGATTGTCGTGACAACACGGAATGAAGATGTAGCAAAAGTCACGCAAACTGTCATCCCTTCTCACCATTTGAAGGGAATATGCGATGAAGATTGCTGGCAGTTGTTTGCAAGGCATGCATTTAGCAGTGCAAATTCTGGAGCATTCTCACACTTGGAAACATTTGGCAGAGAAATAGCGAGAAAGTGCAAAGGTTTACCGCTGGCAGCGAAAACTCTTGGGGGTCTTTTGCACTCTGTAGGAGATGTCAAGGAATGGGAGAAGATATCCAAGAGCAGGATGTGGGGTTTATCGAATGAAAACATCCCTCCAGCTCTAACATTGAGCTATTATCATCTCCCTTCACACCTGAAACGTTGTTTTGCTTATTGTGCAATATTTCCCAAGGGTTATGTATTTGAGAAGAATCAAGTAATCACTTCATGGATGGCACAAGGTTTTTTAGTCCAGTCCAGAGGCGTTGAGGAGATGGAAGAAATAGGTGACAAATACTTCAATGACCTTGTCTCCAGGTCATTGTTTCAGCAATCACTTTACGCCCCATCATATTTCAGCATGCACGATCTCACAAGTGATCTAGCTGAATACATGTCAGGAGAATTCTGCTTTAAATTTGTTATGGATGGAGAATCGGGCTCTGGGTTGGAGGGTGACAATTCATGCACGCTTCCAGAAAGGACTCGTCATTTATCAATCACTTCAACACTATCTGATGGGGTCTCTAAGATATTTCCTCGCATTCATGGAGTCCAACATTTGCGCACCTTGTCTCCACTAACATACGTGGGGGGGATTGATAGTGAGGTGCTGAATGACATGTTGACAAATCTTAAGCGCTTGCGAACGCTATCTTTATATCGGTGGAGCTATAAATCTTCTCGGTTGCCCAATTCCATCGGCAACTTGAAACATTTGCGGCACTTGGACCTTTCTCAGACATTAATTAAACGGTTGCCCGAAAGTGTGAGCACCTTGTACTATTTGCAAACTCTATTGTTAAGAGAGTGTCGACATCTCATGGAGTTGCCATCCAACATTTCGAACTTGGTCGACTTACAACATCTTGATATTGAAGGGACAAATTTGAAAGAGATGCCACCAAAAATGGGGAAACTCACAAAGCTTCGAACTTTGCAATATTACATTGTGGGAAAAGAGAGTGGGTCTAGCATGAAAGAGCTGGGGAAGCTCTCACATGTAAGGAAAAAACTTTCTATTCGGAATCTCAGAGATGTTGCAAATGCTCAAGATGCTTTGGATGCTAATTTGAAGGGTAAGAAGAAGATTGAGAAGCTGAGGTTGATATGGGTTGGCAATACGGATGACACACAACATGAGAGAGACGTGCTTGAGAAATTGGAGCCTTCTGAAAATGTGAAACAGCTTGCCATTACTGGTTATGGGGGTACGATGTTTCCAGGTTGGTTTGGAAGCTCTTCCTTCTCAAATATGGTAGCGTTGACACTTTCTGGATGTAAGAACTGCATCTCCTTACCACCACTGGGGCAGCTTTCATCTCTAGAAGAGCTCCAAATTAAAGGATTTGATGAAGTCGTGGCAGTTGGCTCTGAGTTCTATGGAAGTGACTCTTCGATGGAGAAGCCATTTAAATCCCtcaaaatattgaagtttgaggGGATGAAAAAATGGCAGGAATGGAATACAGATGTAGCTGGTGCTTTCCCTCATCTTGCAAAGCTCTTGATAGCAGGCTGTCCCGAGTTAACAAATGGCTTGCCTAATCACCTTCCTTCTTTATTGATACTTGAGATTCGAGCGTGTCCACAGCTTGTGGTTTCAATTCCAGAGGCTCCCCTGCTCACCGAAATCAATGTATTTGATGGTTCTAGTGGTCGTATAAATGCATCGGTATTATATGGCGGCGGGCGGTGCCTTCAATTTAGGGAATATCCCCAACTGAAGGGAATGGAGCAAATGAGTCATGTGGATCCCTCTTCTTTCACAGATGTTGAAATCGATAGATGTAGTTCATTTAACTCCTGCCGGCTAGACCTTTTACCCCAGGTATCCACACTTACAGTCAAACAATGTCTCAATCTGGAATCTCTTTGTATAGGCGAGAGATCTCTTCCTGCTCTCCGTCGTTTAACTGTCAGACACTGTCCTAATTTGGTGTCTTTCCCCGAAGGAGGACTAGCTGCCCCAGATTTGACAAGCCTTGTGTTAGAGGGTTGCTTATATTTGAAGTCTTTGCCAGAAAACATGCATTCCCTCCTCCCTTCCCTTGAGGATTTGCAATTGAGATCACTTCCAGAAGTTGATTCGTTTCCCGAAGGAGGTTTACCCTCCAAATTACACACACTTTGCATTGTGGATTGTATCAAGCTCAAGGTATGTGGTTTGCAAGCACTCCCTTCTCTTTCATGCTTCAGATTTACTGGGAACGATGTGGAGTCTTTTGACGAGGAGACGTTGCCCTCTACTCTCAAAACCCTTAAAATCAAACGTCTGGGAAATCTGAAGTCTCTGGACTATAAGGGGCTTCATCACCTCACCTCTCTTAGGAAATTGAGTATCGAGGGTTGCCCTAAGCTTGAGTCCATATCAGAGCAGGCGCTTCCCTCCTCCCTTGAATGCCTTCATCTCATGACACTGGAATCTCTGGACTACATGGGGCTTCAGCACATCACCTCTCTTCGAAAATTGAAGATCTGGAGTTGTCCAAAGCTTGCATCGTTGCAGGGGCTGCCTTCTTCCCTTGAATGCCTTCAATTATGGGATCAGCGAGGTCGGGACTCCAAGGAGCTTCAGCACCTCACCTCTCTTCGCACATTGATTCTCAAGAGTCCTAAGCTGGAGTCCCTTCCAGAAGACATGCTTCCCTCCTCCCTTGAAAACCTTGAAATCTTGAATCTTGAAGATCTGGAATATAAGGGGCTTCGGCACCTCACCTCCCTTCGTAAATTACGCATCTCTAGTTCTCCCAAGCTTGAGTCCGTGCCAGGTGAGGGGCTGCCCTCCTCCCTTGTATCTCTTCAAATCTCAGATCTCAGAAATCTTAAATCTCTGAACTATATGGGGCTTCAACACTTCACCTCTCTTCGCAAATTGTTGATCTCGCATTCTCCTAAGCTTGAGTTCATGCCAGAAGAAGGGCTGCCCTCCTCCCTTGAATATCTTAAGATTATCGATTGTCCTTTGCTGGCCACAAGGTGTGAAAGGGAGACAGGGGAAGATTGGCCCAAAATTTCTCACATCCGCAGTATAAAAATTTCTAATTAGAGGATGAAGAATTATGCAATAACAGTCTCCTGTCATTTGTCCAACGTGCTCAGGTATTTACTAAATTCTATTTAGAGGATGAAGCCTTgcatttgctttgttttaaattctatttttggaCCGTGGCATTTTCACAACAACAGATCTTCACCGCACAGCCCATCACCACATTAGGTAGAGATAGGTTCCCAACAATTTGTTCAAAAACGAAGGCGGGCATAAACAGATCCCATCTTAAGCCGTGCATGATTTACAGTGAATCAGCAAATGCCAGCCCAAGTTCATAATTGctgtt encodes:
- the LOC133670687 gene encoding putative disease resistance RPP13-like protein 1; this encodes MAVEYIGGSILSAVIEVLGEKLTTPEILGFFKSHKLKDGLLGKLKETLNTLNGLLDDAEEKQVTKPAVQRWLNDARHAVYEAEDLMEVIEYEHLRSKDIKAASRRVRNRVRNLFPILNPANKRMKEMEAGLQKIYEKLERLVKHKGDLRHIECNGAGRPLSEKTTPVVDESHVYGREADKEAIMKSLLTKNNTNGANVGVIPIVGMGGIGKTTLAQLIYKDRRVDKCFELKAWVWASQQFDVTRIVDDILKKINAGTCGTKEPDESLMEALKGKKLLLVLDDAWNIVYNEWVKLLLPLQYAEPGSRIVVTTRNEDVAKVTQTVIPSHHLKGICDEDCWQLFARHAFSSANSGAFSHLETFGREIARKCKGLPLAAKTLGGLLHSVGDVKEWEKISKSRMWGLSNENIPPALTLSYYHLPSHLKRCFAYCAIFPKGYVFEKNQVITSWMAQGFLVQSRGVEEMEEIGDKYFNDLVSRSLFQQSLYAPSYFSMHDLTSDLAEYMSGEFCFKFVMDGESGSGLEGDNSCTLPERTRHLSITSTLSDGVSKIFPRIHGVQHLRTLSPLTYVGGIDSEVLNDMLTNLKRLRTLSLYRWSYKSSRLPNSIGNLKHLRHLDLSQTLIKRLPESVSTLYYLQTLLLRECRHLMELPSNISNLVDLQHLDIEGTNLKEMPPKMGKLTKLRTLQYYIVGKESGSSMKELGKLSHVRKKLSIRNLRDVANAQDALDANLKGKKKIEKLRLIWVGNTDDTQHERDVLEKLEPSENVKQLAITGYGGTMFPGWFGSSSFSNMVALTLSGCKNCISLPPLGQLSSLEELQIKGFDEVVAVGSEFYGSDSSMEKPFKSLKILKFEGMKKWQEWNTDVAGAFPHLAKLLIAGCPELTNGLPNHLPSLLILEIRACPQLVVSIPEAPLLTEINVFDGSSGRINASVLYGGGRCLQFREYPQLKGMEQMSHVDPSSFTDVEIDRCSSFNSCRLDLLPQVSTLTVKQCLNLESLCIGERSLPALRRLTVRHCPNLVSFPEGGLAAPDLTSLVLEGCLYLKSLPENMHSLLPSLEDLQLRSLPEVDSFPEGGLPSKLHTLCIVDCIKLKVCGLQALPSLSCFRFTGNDVESFDEETLPSTLKTLKIKRLGNLKSLDYKGLHHLTSLRKLSIEGCPKLESISEQALPSSLECLHLMTLESLDYMGLQHITSLRKLKIWSCPKLASLQGLPSSLECLQLWDQRGRDSKELQHLTSLRTLILKSPKLESLPEDMLPSSLENLEILNLEDLEYKGLRHLTSLRKLRISSSPKLESVPGEGLPSSLVSLQISDLRNLKSLNYMGLQHFTSLRKLLISHSPKLEFMPEEGLPSSLEYLKIIDCPLLATRCERETGEDWPKISHIRSIKISN